The following are from one region of the Centropristis striata isolate RG_2023a ecotype Rhode Island chromosome 19, C.striata_1.0, whole genome shotgun sequence genome:
- the dolpp1 gene encoding dolichyldiphosphatase 1: MTDFCRQPVSVSAVCWAALQYAAGIGRLLGCRGRLNTELRSPLVRHVLGRFTGTARLCPGKMALEEQCSAPPRWRSISLTHVEFPEDDLTGQVLAYISLLPIAILVGFVTLIVFKRELHTISFFGGLILNEGVNWLLKHILREPRPCAGAHTTLHTEYGMPSNHSQLMWFFVVYFFLFLYLRMHQTNNARCVDLLWRHILSIILLGMALSVSYSRVYLLYHTWSQVFYGGVAGSTIGIIWFFFTQEVLTPLFPKIAAWPISEYFLVRDTSLIPNILWFEYTVTRSEARNRQRKLGTKLQ; the protein is encoded by the exons ATGACTGACTTTTGTAGGCAGCCTGTTAGTGTTTCTGCTGTGTGTTGGG CTGCTCTCCAGTACGCGGCTGGGATTGGACGGCTGCTCGGCTGCCGGGGCCGCTTGAACACGGAGCTCCGCTCACCATTGGTTAGACACGTGTTGGGGCGTTTCACTGGGACTGCCCGGTTGTGTCCGGGTAAGATGGCGTTGGAAGAGCAGTGCTCGGCACCACCTCGATGGCGGTCCATATCTCTGACACACGTAGAGTTCCCGGAGG ATGATCTGACGGGACAAGTGCTGGCCTACATCAGCCTTCTACCCATAGCAATCCTTGTGGGTTTTGTCACACTCATAGTGTTTAAACGGGAGCTGCACACG ATTTCCTTCTTTGGTGGGCTCATCCTGAATGAAGGGGTAAACTGGCTGCTTAAGCACATTCTCAGAGAGCCGCGCCCATGTGCAG GAGCTCACACAACACTGCACACAGAGTATGGGATGCCCTCCAATCATTCCCAGCTTATGTGGTTCTTTGTTGTttacttctttcttttcctttatttaag AATGCATCAAACGAACAATGCTCGATGTGTGGACCTGCTGTGGAGACACATACTGTCCATCATCCTGTTGGGCATGGCCTTATCAGTCTCATACAGCAG GGTCTACCTGTTGTATCACACCTGGAGTCAGGTTTTCTATGGCGGAGTGGCCGGTAGTACGATTGGCATAATCTGGTTCTTTTTCACACAAGAGGTGCTGACACCATTATTCCCCAAAATAGCAGCGTG GCCAATATCAGAGTACTTCCTGGTGCGAGACACAAGCCTGATCCCCAACATCCTATGGTTTGAGTATACAGTGACCAGATCAGAGGCAAG GAACAGACAACGAAAGCTTGGAACAAAACTTCAGTGA
- the miga2 gene encoding mitoguardin 2 isoform X2, producing the protein MSMKRADGMSIAQALAMTVAEIPVFLYSTFGQSIFSQLKLTPSLKKVLFATALGSVALALTAHQLKRRGRKRKQVTQGKEGQKTVGIPEALMKTGRPSSLKRGPFPGRQMMSPSTRSNDTMSGISSLAPSKHSSSSHSLASMRVPSSPNQSANASTPWETEPVVEESGAIEDANAENLYVMGMELFEEALRKWEQALNIRHHTHSTSSNNSLALQGAVCAELPLAETRNKVFAEKLETLLHRAYHLQEDFGSTIPSDSVLADFESEGTLILPQVESYHRLHDDDATTVTSDESFFSAAELFDAMSLEDAYQPLKPAALYEEALSQVREGKVSYRTLRTELLECFGDQDFLAKLQCVRQAFQLLLLDETHRTFFMETGKQMIVGLMVKANKSPKAFLESYEDMLLYTQREETWAVTKMELEGRGVVCMNFFDIVLDFILMDAFEDLESPPSSVVAVLRNRWLSDSFKETALATACWSVLKAKRRLLMVPDGFISHFYAISEHVSPVLAFGFLGPRQHLSEVCTIFKQQIVQYLKDMFDHDKVRFTSSQCLAEDILNLSHRRSEILLGYLGINSLMELNGALPRDTELNSGLN; encoded by the exons ATGTCAATGAAACGAGCAGACGGGATGTCCATCGCCCAGGCTTTGGCCATGACTGTAGCAGAGATACCTGTGTTTCTCTATTCCACATTTGGGCAG TCCATATTTTCCCAGCTGAAGCTTACCCCGAGCTTGAAGAAGGTGCTGTTTGCCACAGCACTGGGCAGTGTAGCTCTGGCTCTCACTGCTCATCAGCTGAAAAGGAGGGGGAGGAAAAGGAAGCAGGTAACTCAAGGGAAGGAGGGCCAGAAGACAGTGGGAATACCTGAGGCGCTGATGAAGACAGGAAGACCCTCGTCATTAAAGAGAG GCCCATTTCCTGGCAGACAGATGATGAGTCCCAGCACTCGGAGCAATGACACCATGAGTGGCATTTCTTCCCTGGCCCCCAGTAAACACTCAAGTTCCTCACACAGCCTGGCATCG ATGCGGGTCCCAAGCTCTCCAAATCAATCTGCCAATGCATCCACCCCCTGGGAAACAGAGCCTGTGGTGGAAGAGTCAGGGGCAATAGAGGATGCAAATGCAGAGAATCTCTATGTAATGG GAATGGAGCTGTTTGAAGAAGCTCTGCGAAAGTGGGAACAGGCCCTGAATATTCGCCATCACACCCACTCAACCTCCAGCAACAACAGTCTCGCTCTGCAGGGTGCAGTGTGTGCAGAGCTTCCTTTG GCTGAAACCcgtaataaagtgtttgcagaGAAGTTGGAAACATTACTGCACAGGGCGTACCACCTACAAGAGGACTTTGGCAGCACTATCCCATCAGACAGCGTACTCGCAGATTTCG AGAGTGAAGGAACTCTTATCTTGCCTCAAGTGGAGAGTTACCACAGACTGCACGATGATGATGCGACTACTGTTACCTCTGATGAGTCCTTCTTCTCGGCCGCAGAG CTGTTTGATGCCATGTCTCTAGAAGACGCGTACCAGCCACTAAAGCCAGCAGCTCTCTATGAAGAAGCCTTGTCTCAGGTCCGGGAGGGCAAAGTGTCCTATAGGACTCTAAG GACTGAATTACTTGAATGTTTTGGTGACCAAGACTTCCTTGCCAAGCTCCAGTGTGTGAGACAAGCATTCCAG CTCCTGTTGTTAGATGAAACTCACCGCACGTTTTTCATGGAGACCGGGAAGCAAATGATTGTAGGGTTAATGGTGAAGGCAAACAAG AGCCCTAAAGCCTTCCTGGAGAGCTATGAGGACATGCTGCTTTACACTCAGAGGGAGGAAACGTGGGCCGTCACAAAGATGGAGCTGGAGGGCCGAGGG GTGGTGTGCATGAACTTTTTCGACATTGTGTTGGACTTCATCCTGATGGACGCATTTGAAGACCTGGAGAGCCCTCCCTCCTCCGTGGTGGCTGTGTTGAGGAACCGCTGGCTCTCTGACAGCTTCAAAGAGAcg GCTTTGGCAACTGCTTGCTGGTCCGTCCTTAAAGCGAAAAGGCGTCTTCTTATG GTTCCTGATGGTTTTATCTCCCACTTCTATGCCATATCAGAACATGTGAGCCCAGTTTTAGCTTTTGGGTTTTTGGGACCCAGGCAGCACCTCAGTGAAGTGTGCACTATTTTCAAG CAACAAATCGTGCAGTACCTGAAAGATATGTTTGATCACGACAAGGTCCGCTTCACCTCTAGTCAGTGCTTGGCCGAGGACATCCTCAACCTTTCCCACCGCCGGAGTGAGATTCTACTCGGGTATCTGGGAATCAATAGCCTTATGGAGCTCAATGGTGCCCTGCCCAGAGACACAGAGCTCAATTCAGGGCTCAACTAA
- the miga2 gene encoding mitoguardin 2 isoform X1, whose amino-acid sequence MSMKRADGMSIAQALAMTVAEIPVFLYSTFGQSIFSQLKLTPSLKKVLFATALGSVALALTAHQLKRRGRKRKQVTQGKEGQKTVGIPEALMKTGRPSSLKRGPFPGRQMMSPSTRSNDTMSGISSLAPSKHSSSSHSLASMRVPSSPNQSANASTPWETEPVVEESGAIEDANAENLYVMGMELFEEALRKWEQALNIRHHTHSTSSNNSLALQGAVCAELPLAETRNKVFAEKLETLLHRAYHLQEDFGSTIPSDSVLADFVRVCGVPLAESEGTLILPQVESYHRLHDDDATTVTSDESFFSAAELFDAMSLEDAYQPLKPAALYEEALSQVREGKVSYRTLRTELLECFGDQDFLAKLQCVRQAFQLLLLDETHRTFFMETGKQMIVGLMVKANKSPKAFLESYEDMLLYTQREETWAVTKMELEGRGVVCMNFFDIVLDFILMDAFEDLESPPSSVVAVLRNRWLSDSFKETALATACWSVLKAKRRLLMVPDGFISHFYAISEHVSPVLAFGFLGPRQHLSEVCTIFKQQIVQYLKDMFDHDKVRFTSSQCLAEDILNLSHRRSEILLGYLGINSLMELNGALPRDTELNSGLN is encoded by the exons ATGTCAATGAAACGAGCAGACGGGATGTCCATCGCCCAGGCTTTGGCCATGACTGTAGCAGAGATACCTGTGTTTCTCTATTCCACATTTGGGCAG TCCATATTTTCCCAGCTGAAGCTTACCCCGAGCTTGAAGAAGGTGCTGTTTGCCACAGCACTGGGCAGTGTAGCTCTGGCTCTCACTGCTCATCAGCTGAAAAGGAGGGGGAGGAAAAGGAAGCAGGTAACTCAAGGGAAGGAGGGCCAGAAGACAGTGGGAATACCTGAGGCGCTGATGAAGACAGGAAGACCCTCGTCATTAAAGAGAG GCCCATTTCCTGGCAGACAGATGATGAGTCCCAGCACTCGGAGCAATGACACCATGAGTGGCATTTCTTCCCTGGCCCCCAGTAAACACTCAAGTTCCTCACACAGCCTGGCATCG ATGCGGGTCCCAAGCTCTCCAAATCAATCTGCCAATGCATCCACCCCCTGGGAAACAGAGCCTGTGGTGGAAGAGTCAGGGGCAATAGAGGATGCAAATGCAGAGAATCTCTATGTAATGG GAATGGAGCTGTTTGAAGAAGCTCTGCGAAAGTGGGAACAGGCCCTGAATATTCGCCATCACACCCACTCAACCTCCAGCAACAACAGTCTCGCTCTGCAGGGTGCAGTGTGTGCAGAGCTTCCTTTG GCTGAAACCcgtaataaagtgtttgcagaGAAGTTGGAAACATTACTGCACAGGGCGTACCACCTACAAGAGGACTTTGGCAGCACTATCCCATCAGACAGCGTACTCGCAGATTTCG TTAGAGTTTGTGGTGTTCCTTTGGCAGAGAGTGAAGGAACTCTTATCTTGCCTCAAGTGGAGAGTTACCACAGACTGCACGATGATGATGCGACTACTGTTACCTCTGATGAGTCCTTCTTCTCGGCCGCAGAG CTGTTTGATGCCATGTCTCTAGAAGACGCGTACCAGCCACTAAAGCCAGCAGCTCTCTATGAAGAAGCCTTGTCTCAGGTCCGGGAGGGCAAAGTGTCCTATAGGACTCTAAG GACTGAATTACTTGAATGTTTTGGTGACCAAGACTTCCTTGCCAAGCTCCAGTGTGTGAGACAAGCATTCCAG CTCCTGTTGTTAGATGAAACTCACCGCACGTTTTTCATGGAGACCGGGAAGCAAATGATTGTAGGGTTAATGGTGAAGGCAAACAAG AGCCCTAAAGCCTTCCTGGAGAGCTATGAGGACATGCTGCTTTACACTCAGAGGGAGGAAACGTGGGCCGTCACAAAGATGGAGCTGGAGGGCCGAGGG GTGGTGTGCATGAACTTTTTCGACATTGTGTTGGACTTCATCCTGATGGACGCATTTGAAGACCTGGAGAGCCCTCCCTCCTCCGTGGTGGCTGTGTTGAGGAACCGCTGGCTCTCTGACAGCTTCAAAGAGAcg GCTTTGGCAACTGCTTGCTGGTCCGTCCTTAAAGCGAAAAGGCGTCTTCTTATG GTTCCTGATGGTTTTATCTCCCACTTCTATGCCATATCAGAACATGTGAGCCCAGTTTTAGCTTTTGGGTTTTTGGGACCCAGGCAGCACCTCAGTGAAGTGTGCACTATTTTCAAG CAACAAATCGTGCAGTACCTGAAAGATATGTTTGATCACGACAAGGTCCGCTTCACCTCTAGTCAGTGCTTGGCCGAGGACATCCTCAACCTTTCCCACCGCCGGAGTGAGATTCTACTCGGGTATCTGGGAATCAATAGCCTTATGGAGCTCAATGGTGCCCTGCCCAGAGACACAGAGCTCAATTCAGGGCTCAACTAA
- the st6galnac4 gene encoding alpha-N-acetyl-neuraminyl-2,3-beta-galactosyl-1,3-N-acetyl-galactosaminide alpha-2,6-sialyltransferase, with protein MNYQMFRWLCLLSLSLSLLLWFGHVIIRDSPPPPPAVQTTGLRGYIRITPGRMDQLLYMHCNQCALVSSSGQMIGAGIGEEIDKIGCVMRMNNAPTQGFETDVGSRTSIRVVSHTSVPLLVKNEHYYFQQSADTTYVFWGPDRNMRQDGKGHVFNTLLRIAEKYPNVRIYAVTREKIQYCDGVFQNETGKNRMKTGAFLSTGFFTMILALDLCDSIHVYGMIDDNYCSRANHSVVPYHYYEKNRIDECRMYRVHEHTQRGGHRFITEKAIYGRWATRHKMEFKHPSWSL; from the exons ATGAACTATCAG ATGTTCCGCTGGCTCTGCCTGCTCAGCCTGAGTCTCTCTCTGTTGTTATGGTTTGGACATGTGATTATACGGGACAGTCCACCACCGCCGCCCGCAGTGCAAACCACCGGGCTCAGGGGCTACATCAGGATCACCCCCGGCAGGATGGACCAG TTACTGTACATGCACTGCAACCAGTGTGCCTTGGTCTCCAGCTCGGGTCAGATGATCGGAGCTGGCATCGGCGAAGAGATAGACAAAATTGGATGTGTGATGCGGATGAACAATGCACCCACGCAGGGGTTTGAAACAGACGTAGGGAGCCGCACCAGTATTCGGGTCGTATCTCACACCAGTGTTCCCCTGTTGGTAAAAAACGAGCACTACTATTTCCAGCAATCAGCAGACACCACATATGTGTTCTGGGGTCCTGATAGGAACATGAGGCAGGACGGGAAAGGGCATGTCTTCAATACTCTCCTGAGAATAGCCGAGAAGTATCCAAATGTCAGGATCTACGCCGTGACCAGAGAGAAGATTCAGTACTGTGATGGTGTGTTTCAGAATGAGACTGGAAAAAACAG AATGAAGACCGGAGCGTTTCTCAGCACTGGATTCTTCACAATGATTCTGGCTTTAGATCTGTGTGACAGCATCCATGTTTACGGAATGATCGATGATAACTACTGCAG tcgagccaatcacagtgtcGTTCCTTACCATTACTATGAGAAGAACCGTATCGATGAGTGCCGGATGTACAGAGTCCACGAGCACACACAGCGCGGAGGCCACCGCTTCATCACTGAGAAGGCCATCTACGGCAGATGGGCAACACGGCACAAGATGGAGTTTAAGCACCCCTCATGGAGCCTCTGA
- the st6galnac6 gene encoding alpha-N-acetylgalactosaminide alpha-2,6-sialyltransferase 6 — MGLKLSGKAQQSHKLVIFAAFFVLMTLLILYGSNNVNDTVYAPFHVASNYAIKSTDLKKWSGNDGYVPFHGNKTMNLHCHRCALVTSSSHVLGSKAGEEIDRTECVIRMNDAPTIGFEADVGNLTSLRVVAHSSVFRVVRKPQEFLQRPDSNPVIIFWGPPNKIGKEAKGTLYRLIQRISMTYNNLSCFSVTANKMRRFDSLFHRETGRDRQKSHSWLSTGWFTMVIAIEICDSIKVYGMVPPNHCGKKQLQTSKKMPYHYYKPRGPDECVTYLQNESGRRGNHHRFITEKQVFARWAKQYNITFTHPKWL, encoded by the exons ATGGGGCTCAAGCTCAGTGGCAAG GCACAACAGAGCCACAAGCTGGTGATCTTTGCAGCTTTCTTCGTCCTGATGACACTCCTCATCCTGTATGGCTCCAACAATGTCAACGATACTGTTTATGCTCCCTTCCATGTGGCTTCAAATTATGCTATCAAGTCCACAGATCTGAAGAAGTGGTCTGGAAACGATGGTTATGTGCCATTTCATGGGAACAAG ACTATGAACCTGCACTGTCATCGCTGTGCGCTGGTGACAAGCTCCAGTCATGTGTTAGGTAGTAAAGCAGGAGAAGAGATCGACCGTACGGAGTGCGTGATTCGCATGAATGACGCCCCCACGATTGGGTTTGAGGCAGACGTAGGGAACCTGACCTCTCTGAGGGTCGTAGCCCACTCCAGTGTGTTCAGGGTGGTCCGGAAGCCTCAGGAGTTCCTACAGAGGCCAGACAGCAACCCTGTGATCATCTTCTGGGGACCCCCAAACAAGATCGGGAAGGAGGCCAAAGGGACCTTGTACAGGTTGATCCAGAGAATCAGCATGACCTACAACAACTTATCTTGTTTCAGTGTCACAGCCAACAAGATGCGCAGATTTGACAGTCTGTTTCACAGGGAGACGGGGCGAGACAG ACAAAAATCTCACTCATGGTTGAGCACAGGCTGGTTCACCATGGTCATAGCCATTGAGATATGTGACAGCATCAAAGTATATGGGATGGTCCCACCCAACCACTGTGG aaaaaaacaactccaaaCATCCAAGAAGATGCCCTACCACTACTACAAGCCCAGGGGGCCTGATGAATGTGTAACATACCTGCAGAATGAGAGCGGCCGAAGAGGGAACCACCATCGCTTCATCACAGAGAAACAAGTGTTTGCACGCTGGGCAAAGCAGTACAACATCACCTTCACTCATCCCAAATGGCTATAG